The region CCACTTCGTATGCCATTGTACTCTACTCCTTTTCTTCTATTTTTTTGAATTTTTATAGGTGAATATTGCCATTATCGGCAGATGATCGCTCAAGCCGTCGATACGATTAGCATAAAATGCGTTTGGGTAGAGGAAAATTTCTTGGCTCTCCTCGTCTACTTGCTCCGATAAAAATCGCGCATGGGTAATCGGGCGTTGCTCAATAAAGGTCAAGCCATCGCCGATCAAGAGCCGTCGAGCTAGTAAAAAACCATCCAGTGCCTGCCAATTTCCCCCATACGCATAGGTACCCAAAATGCTCTCTTTCTCCTGATGCGCTTCCACATAGCTGGGCCAAGGATTGTAAAATCCCTCCGCTTCTACCATCGCAAGAGACGAGGCAATCGCCATAATGTTTGCCTCCATTGCCGATGCATTACGTAAATCCATATTGAAATCGCCACCCACCAAGATCGCCACATCCTCGCCATACTCGCGCCGAATACGTTCGATGCTCAAGTGTAACTGTGCGAACGTCGCACTACGACGCACCACATTGCGCTCCTCGCGCTGACTCTGTAAATGGAGATTGATCACGACCAGCGGTTGGTTGTTAGATAAGCGTAAAACGCCCAAGAGAATCGGGCGTAGCTGTTGACGCTCATCCAACGGATCGCGCACCTGAATGCTTCGCATCTCGATCACCTCATAGCGCGAGAGAATCGCCAGCCCCGTAGCATGCGAAGGCTCTTTGGCAAAGAGAATATGCATCCCTTGTAAGCCTTTGCTCTGCTCGCTTAAGGCTTGCACCACCGCATGATTCTCCACCTCTTGCAATAAAAGAATGCTCGGTGAACCATAACTCTGGGCAATCTGGGCGAAGCCACCAGCTAAATTACTCACTTTTTGTTGATAAAGCGCGGTGCTCACCTCGCTAAATTCGCGATACTCCGTACCCTGATATTGATCGTCAAAGAGATTTTGCACATTATAACTGATCACCACCACCTTCTTTTGGGGCAGACAACCCAGCAATAATCCTACCCAAAGCAACCATATCCAACGCATGCGCAATTTTCTCATCATCTCTCTATTTTACCCTAAATTCTTATCGATAGCAAGCCTATTTAATCGATAAAATACGACAACTTTTCTCTTATTCATCGCATTATCCACCTAGGCATGCAAGAAATCGTCGCGTCTTTGCCGATAATCCAAACAAATGAAGTACCAAGTTACGGCATCACGCAAGCGACCCAAGAATTTTCAATCGATGGTGGGGCAAGAATTTGTCGCCACGGCCATTAGCCACAGCCTCGATCATCAATCCTTGGCCAATGCCTATCTCTTTACCGGACCTCGCGGGGTGGGTAAAACCAGTAGCGCCCGTATCCTAGCGACCTGTCTCAATTGCCTTGCCAACGAGAAACCCACCATCACCCCTTGTGGCACTTGCGCCAACTGTATCGAGATTGCTGCCGGAAGTAGTGTCGATGTCATTGAAATTGACGGTGCAAGCAATACCGGTGTCGGCGACGTGCGCGCCATTAAAGATGAAATTCTCTTTCCGCCCACCGCCTCGCGCTTCAAAATTTATATCATCGATGAGGTACACATGCTCTCCAGCGGTGCCTTTAACGCCTTGCTCAAGACGATTGAAGAGCCTCCCGTCTACGTTAAGTTCATCTTCGCCACCACCGAGAGCCACAAGATCCCGGCCACCATCAAGAGCCGAACCCAGCAGTTCAACTTCAAGCTTATCTCTATCGATCTCATTAAAGATCGCCTGCAAGAAGCCCTCAATGAGGTAAACATTAGCTATGAAGAAGAGGCGCTCTTCTGGCTGGCAAAAGAGGCCAGAGGCAGTATGCGCGATGCCTACACCCTGCTCGACCAAGCCATCGCCATTAGCCAAGGAAAAATTACCTTAGCCGAGTTGAAAGAGAAGATGGGCTTCGCCGGTATCGACGATCTCAATCAATTAGTAGCGCTTGCCCTAGACCAAACCATGCAAGATGCGATTCTCCTCTTGCGCGACTTTATCGCCAAAGGCATTAGTGGCGAGCAGATCATCCAAGATCTCAGCGCCTACTTCCACGCCATCATGCTCATTAAGCACGATATCACCAAAGAGTCGCTCTTAGGTTTCCCCCTCGCCAGCTTCTCGCAAGAAGTGCTCGCCAAGCTCTCCCTCGACCAGACCAAAGATCTCCTAACCAGCCTCTTTGCCCTCTACAAAAGCGCCAAATTCTCCATCAACATTCAACTCGAACTCGAACTCTTCCTTAGCCAGATCGCCGCCATCCAAACCAAACTCTACCCTAGCGACCTCCTCGCCAAACTAAGCGCGCTACGCATCAACCTTACCAACCCAGCCACATCCACCACCACCTTAGAAACATCCAAACCCAATCCACCACCCAGTAAAACCGAAGAAATTTCCATTTCAGCCCCAGAAACAAAAACTCTCTCCAAAGCATCCATTCTTGCCTATCTTGCCGAGCAATTCGACATAAGCCTCACCCCCAAAGATCTGCTTATCGATGAGGATATTGTGCAGATTACCCTTCATCAAGCCGTGCACTACCAAACCCTTAGCGCGAGGCAGGTAGAAATTCAAACCTATCTTGCCAATTTAGATAGCACACAGGCGTGGCAATTATCCTTAATCTATGATAAAATCAACTTAATTCAATCTATTTTTTATGGAGAACAATCATGAACATCAATCCCCTGACTTTTATGAGCCAATTTGGCAAGATGAAGGACGAAGCCAAGCGTATGGAGGAGAAGTTACAACAACTGCGCATCAATGGATCGGCAGCCAGCTTGGTGCAGGTTACCATCAATGGCAAGTTTGATTTAATTGATATAAAAATTGACCCCATCGCCGTCGATGAACGCGACATTCCCATGCTTGAAACCCTCATTAAGAGCGCCTTTGTCGATGCCTCTAACAAAGCCAAAGAGACCATCGCCCAAGAGTTACAATCCACCGATCTTGCACAACTTCAATCTATTTTTAAGTAATATTTTAACAAAAAAGAACATACTTGCTAAAATTCTTCCACTTCTTATCCACAAGCATTTTTCCTTCTTATCCACAATGCACTTTGTGGATATTTTTTTCGCTTTTCCATAAAAAAGATAGCTCTGCCATGGTTTTATACCACTTTAAAGCTATCTTTTACTATTTTTATTGAATTTCTTATCCACATGCGATCCAAACTCATACACATCTTTTGATAGAACATGCACAAGTTGTACACAAGCTTGCGTAAGCTATGCACATGCTTATGTATGCAAAAAGAGCTCCGCCAAAACTTTGGCTACGCCATCCTCATCCACCGAGGATGAAGTTACACGTTTAGCCCGCGCTTGCACTTGAGGCGAGGCATTTTTCATCGCGTAGCTCATGCCTGCCACCTCTAAAAGTTCGATATCGTTAAAGTTGTCGCCAAAGCTCAACGCCTCGCTTGCATCCAAGCCATACTCCTTAAGTACCTGCAACAACGCATTGCCTTTGTTCACATCGTGGTGATAGATCTCAAAGTAGGCATCGCTGGTAAAGCTCATCGCCGCCTCACCCGGTAGAAGCTTGGCCAAAGCCTCGGCAATTGACTCTAATTTAACCCGATCATGCTCGATAAACATCCACTTAGTTACCGACTTTAATGCTTCTTGGAGAAGTTCGCTATCGGGCGCTATCGTCTTGAGTGCCACACGATTATTCTTACTATACGCGAGGTAGGCAGAATGCTCGGCATAGCTATCTAACGTATAAAGCGCATCTTGGTGATAAAACTGAAAATAATACTTCTCTTCCTGTGCAAAACGATAGAGCTTCTGCGCCACCGCCTCGGGCAGAGGTTGATAGTAATGCGCTTCGCCAGCTACGTCGATTAATGCACCATTGTAGCTAATCATCACTTCGTCTAGTCCCAACGCCTCATGAAAGGTGCGCATCGAGTGATTCGCCCGTCCACTGGCCAAGATAAAGGGAATGCCCAATTTACGTACTTGCGTAATCACCTCTTTGGTATAATCACTGATGATTTGGCTCTCAGGCACAATCGTGCCATCTAAATCGGTAAAGATAATCTTATACATCTGCTTCTCCTACTTGTCTAAATTTTTTCTCTTCTCTCTAAAAAATTTCTCTAAAACTCTGCTTGATACTCGGCTAAAATACGTTCGATAAATGCGCGATCGTAGCGATAGAGCAAGGTTTTCGCACGCAAGACTTCAACCTTACCCAAAATCTTCGTGCGTTTCAGCGCGTTGACTTGGGTAAAGATAACTTCGACCTCGGTTTGTTGGCGCGCCTTACTATAATAGTGTGCCAGCGCGAGGGCGCATTGCAAAACCGAATCGAGGAGGGGAGCGCCCTTTTGGTACTTAATCAAGACAAAGCCACCCGCCACCTGATGCGCATGTAACCAGTAGTCCAGACCACGGCTATAGCGACGCAAAAGGAGATCATTCTCTTTAGCGTTTCTACCCACTAAAATCTGCCAATCCTCTACCTTAAATCGCAAAAAAGTAGGGGATAGGCGCTCTTTTTTCACAGAGATAAATCTATTTTGCTCTTGTGCGATCTTCTTCTCTAGTAACGCGATCTTCTTCTCCAAAGCAATAAGACGTTGCTTCTCTTGCTTGGCGCGAGCAAAAAAGGTTTGACGCTCTTGTTGATGCGCTTGCCACGCCTTCTGATAAGCCTGATGCTCCACAAAAGATTGTGTAAAGAAACGCTCCTCCACCTGATGCCACCTTTCCATCAGCGTCTCCTCACTCACTTGCTTGGCCAACGCCTCGGTATAGCGCGCCTTTAACAGGCGTAGTTCATCCAGCCAAGGCTCACTTTTCGTTACCTCTTCTTTACAATAATATGCTTTCACCGCCTCATTGAGGCTATCATTAATCGGCGAAAAGGTCATGTCCAAACATTGATGCGAAGAAGATTCCGCTCGTTGCACTAAATAACTGGTCAATGCACGCGCTTCAGCACCATCCTTTTTGCGATAAAAAGCATCCAGAATTCGCCATGTATCATCGCAGAGATAGCCATTGCTTGCACGCGCCCAGAGTAACACAACCAGTCGATACTCCTCATCTTGGCGTTTCACGTGAAACACCACCGAGCGATCGTAAGGGGAGTAATCGATGGTAATGATGCGCGCTCCTTTGATTTTAGCAGTTAATAACTCTTTAAATCGTAATGATTTAGTATATTTTTTAGGATGTTCACTCTTTACATAAAGATGCGAATAAGCACTAAAATTTATCACTAAATAGTGCTTAGCTGGAGGTTGATACAGTTCTAAAACCAAGGTATCATAGGTATCTTGATAGATCTTATCTATCCGCGCGCCAACCAGCGATGCTTCGTCTAACACGACCGCTATCTCGCTACCATTTAACGCCCGCTTGACCTCTGGTTTATCCTTATGCTCACTCTGCTTCTCTACATCATCACTCATACGTCCGCCTCCCCTTGACGCTTTAAACGTTCTAGCATCGCATAAAAGGCGTTATCGCGGGGTACATCTACCTCATTTTTCTCTTGTATTTGCTCTTCTTTCACAACAAAAGCCTTAGGCTCCACCGTCGCTTTAATTTGCATAATCTGTAAGCTGG is a window of Entomospira culicis DNA encoding:
- a CDS encoding endonuclease/exonuclease/phosphatase family protein — encoded protein: MMRKLRMRWIWLLWVGLLLGCLPQKKVVVISYNVQNLFDDQYQGTEYREFSEVSTALYQQKVSNLAGGFAQIAQSYGSPSILLLQEVENHAVVQALSEQSKGLQGMHILFAKEPSHATGLAILSRYEVIEMRSIQVRDPLDERQQLRPILLGVLRLSNNQPLVVINLHLQSQREERNVVRRSATFAQLHLSIERIRREYGEDVAILVGGDFNMDLRNASAMEANIMAIASSLAMVEAEGFYNPWPSYVEAHQEKESILGTYAYGGNWQALDGFLLARRLLIGDGLTFIEQRPITHARFLSEQVDEESQEIFLYPNAFYANRIDGLSDHLPIMAIFTYKNSKK
- the dnaX gene encoding DNA polymerase III subunit gamma/tau, encoding MKYQVTASRKRPKNFQSMVGQEFVATAISHSLDHQSLANAYLFTGPRGVGKTSSARILATCLNCLANEKPTITPCGTCANCIEIAAGSSVDVIEIDGASNTGVGDVRAIKDEILFPPTASRFKIYIIDEVHMLSSGAFNALLKTIEEPPVYVKFIFATTESHKIPATIKSRTQQFNFKLISIDLIKDRLQEALNEVNISYEEEALFWLAKEARGSMRDAYTLLDQAIAISQGKITLAELKEKMGFAGIDDLNQLVALALDQTMQDAILLLRDFIAKGISGEQIIQDLSAYFHAIMLIKHDITKESLLGFPLASFSQEVLAKLSLDQTKDLLTSLFALYKSAKFSINIQLELELFLSQIAAIQTKLYPSDLLAKLSALRINLTNPATSTTTLETSKPNPPPSKTEEISISAPETKTLSKASILAYLAEQFDISLTPKDLLIDEDIVQITLHQAVHYQTLSARQVEIQTYLANLDSTQAWQLSLIYDKINLIQSIFYGEQS
- a CDS encoding YbaB/EbfC family nucleoid-associated protein; its protein translation is MNINPLTFMSQFGKMKDEAKRMEEKLQQLRINGSAASLVQVTINGKFDLIDIKIDPIAVDERDIPMLETLIKSAFVDASNKAKETIAQELQSTDLAQLQSIFK
- a CDS encoding HAD family hydrolase, with product MYKIIFTDLDGTIVPESQIISDYTKEVITQVRKLGIPFILASGRANHSMRTFHEALGLDEVMISYNGALIDVAGEAHYYQPLPEAVAQKLYRFAQEEKYYFQFYHQDALYTLDSYAEHSAYLAYSKNNRVALKTIAPDSELLQEALKSVTKWMFIEHDRVKLESIAEALAKLLPGEAAMSFTSDAYFEIYHHDVNKGNALLQVLKEYGLDASEALSFGDNFNDIELLEVAGMSYAMKNASPQVQARAKRVTSSSVDEDGVAKVLAELFLHT
- a CDS encoding NFACT RNA binding domain-containing protein: MSDDVEKQSEHKDKPEVKRALNGSEIAVVLDEASLVGARIDKIYQDTYDTLVLELYQPPAKHYLVINFSAYSHLYVKSEHPKKYTKSLRFKELLTAKIKGARIITIDYSPYDRSVVFHVKRQDEEYRLVVLLWARASNGYLCDDTWRILDAFYRKKDGAEARALTSYLVQRAESSSHQCLDMTFSPINDSLNEAVKAYYCKEEVTKSEPWLDELRLLKARYTEALAKQVSEETLMERWHQVEERFFTQSFVEHQAYQKAWQAHQQERQTFFARAKQEKQRLIALEKKIALLEKKIAQEQNRFISVKKERLSPTFLRFKVEDWQILVGRNAKENDLLLRRYSRGLDYWLHAHQVAGGFVLIKYQKGAPLLDSVLQCALALAHYYSKARQQTEVEVIFTQVNALKRTKILGKVEVLRAKTLLYRYDRAFIERILAEYQAEF